Proteins encoded within one genomic window of Fibrobacter sp. UWB16:
- the hemC gene encoding hydroxymethylbilane synthase translates to MSDLKLRIATRKSALALAQTTMAADAIVAANAAAEPLTYELVSMTTEGDRRLDKSLASFGGKGVFIKELEIALLEDRADIAIHSLKDMPAEVLPQFKLAAVLKREDPRDAFLSRGGAAGVRFMDLPAGACVGTGSIRRVVQLKALRPDLEYVPIRGNIQTRIGKLAELDGVVLAAAGLKRMGLADQVTEYFSTEQMLPASGQGILAIETLADSDTCHPERSTVCEVEGSRAICNDLAQILARVNDVATFCIASAEMAYLKALNAGCQFPVASFAEFISDDSAKNRGTCGALEENANRIAQTLKIRGIYWDEKSEKLLRAENSGALDLNSADCVLHAKNLGVELAREIQKQL, encoded by the coding sequence GTGAGTGACTTGAAATTACGTATTGCAACGCGCAAGAGCGCTTTGGCTTTGGCCCAGACGACGATGGCGGCAGATGCTATTGTCGCTGCGAATGCGGCTGCAGAACCGTTGACTTATGAGCTAGTCTCTATGACAACCGAAGGCGATCGTCGTTTGGATAAGTCGTTGGCGAGCTTTGGCGGCAAGGGCGTGTTCATCAAGGAACTAGAAATTGCACTCCTCGAAGATCGTGCCGATATTGCGATTCACAGTTTGAAGGATATGCCTGCCGAAGTGCTGCCGCAGTTCAAACTTGCTGCAGTCCTCAAACGTGAAGACCCGCGAGATGCGTTCCTTTCGCGTGGTGGTGCTGCTGGGGTCCGCTTTATGGATTTGCCGGCTGGCGCTTGCGTGGGTACGGGTAGTATTCGCCGTGTGGTACAGCTCAAAGCGCTCCGCCCGGATTTGGAATATGTGCCGATTCGCGGAAACATCCAGACTCGCATTGGCAAACTTGCGGAACTTGATGGTGTTGTGCTTGCGGCGGCAGGGCTTAAGCGTATGGGGCTTGCTGACCAGGTAACGGAATATTTTAGCACCGAACAGATGCTCCCCGCAAGTGGTCAGGGAATCCTCGCGATTGAAACTCTTGCCGATTCTGACACTTGTCATCCTGAGCGAAGCACTGTGTGCGAAGTCGAAGGATCGAGGGCGATTTGTAACGACCTTGCGCAGATTCTCGCTCGCGTGAACGATGTTGCGACATTCTGCATCGCTTCTGCTGAAATGGCGTATTTAAAGGCGCTCAATGCCGGTTGCCAATTCCCGGTGGCAAGTTTCGCGGAATTTATTTCCGATGATAGTGCTAAAAATCGCGGCACTTGTGGCGCACTCGAAGAGAATGCTAATAGAATTGCGCAGACTTTGAAAATCCGCGGTATTTACTGGGACGAAAAATCAGAAAAACTGCTCCGTGCAGAAAACTCGGGCGCGCTTGATTTGAACTCTGCGGATTGCGTTCTGCATGCTAAGAACTTGGGCGTTGAACTTGCCCGCGAAATTCAAAAGCAATTATAA
- a CDS encoding GIY-YIG nuclease family protein, giving the protein MKSICGIYKITNLVNGKSYIGQSINISNRWKQHTQSLDKIKNIDEENPLRRAFCKYGLTQQISQPGTYGNFKFEVLLECDRESLTENEYAKIDELQPEYNRMMCPPSPDRMWPRKENSSEKCCYVQYHNFNALNHLPGEDTFFYNINEDSYSLVSQKRDCLKLKGQKIYLIVGIKQQGHKKKDFFLWEYTQIEEITFTKSMHGPDYSLKGTRFICKEPIYLNDLSGFDYFAKHTMGSFAYGMQNAINDPFCKYILNESNFIQINDVANKLNWLANFENQLTDKDLCLTKKTNDIIDFDWYWIWDKDQTSMFFKDQYNNIFTWNPSFILKQFEILRKKIPSIQEILFHLNENISLFAKTFPDIRCFVIYSPKHTHESWNDVIKEFKKHKNIELRSLD; this is encoded by the coding sequence ATGAAATCAATCTGCGGAATTTATAAAATCACAAACTTGGTTAATGGCAAAAGCTACATTGGCCAGTCTATCAATATTTCCAACCGTTGGAAGCAGCATACACAATCACTTGATAAAATCAAAAATATTGATGAGGAAAATCCGCTCCGCAGAGCATTCTGTAAATACGGTCTGACCCAACAGATTTCACAACCTGGAACCTATGGGAATTTTAAATTTGAAGTTCTTCTAGAATGCGATAGAGAAAGCCTAACAGAAAACGAATACGCAAAAATTGACGAGTTGCAACCCGAATACAATAGAATGATGTGTCCGCCAAGTCCGGACAGGATGTGGCCTCGAAAAGAAAATTCTTCTGAAAAATGTTGCTATGTTCAATACCATAATTTTAACGCATTAAACCATCTACCCGGAGAAGATACTTTTTTTTACAATATCAACGAAGATTCGTATTCCCTAGTCTCACAAAAAAGAGATTGTTTAAAATTGAAAGGCCAAAAGATTTATTTGATCGTTGGAATAAAGCAGCAAGGTCACAAGAAAAAAGACTTCTTTTTATGGGAATACACTCAAATAGAAGAAATAACATTTACCAAATCCATGCATGGACCCGATTATTCGTTAAAAGGAACTCGATTTATTTGCAAGGAACCAATTTATCTAAACGATTTATCTGGATTTGATTATTTTGCAAAACACACTATGGGATCTTTTGCCTATGGAATGCAAAATGCCATAAACGATCCCTTTTGTAAATATATTCTTAATGAGTCAAATTTCATTCAAATCAATGATGTAGCTAATAAACTAAATTGGCTAGCCAATTTTGAGAATCAACTCACTGATAAAGATTTATGTCTAACTAAAAAAACAAATGATATTATAGATTTTGACTGGTATTGGATTTGGGATAAAGATCAAACTAGCATGTTCTTCAAAGATCAATATAACAATATTTTCACTTGGAATCCAAGCTTTATTCTTAAACAATTCGAAATTTTACGGAAGAAAATTCCAAGTATACAAGAAATTCTCTTTCATTTGAACGAAAACATTTCTCTATTTGCCAAAACTTTTCCCGACATTCGCTGTTTTGTCATTTACAGCCCTAAACACACACATGAATCTTGGAATGATGTCATAAAAGAATTCAAAAAACACAAGAACATCGAATTACGCTCATTAGATTAG
- a CDS encoding CMP deaminase produces MNSSRAKLRDEVYTQMMCAQARLSKDQNTQMGAVLVSADGRVISTGYNGAPAGFDDETVPYTREKQLLAYDLLDADSGELLSHHEFEANKYPFMVHAEINALHYARGKVPPGSKLYVIGFPCERCSLDISLSGVAEVFVTKDDYDPKSTLNNSRDTAYYMFAQAGIIVTLCGKRIKPVVSKPEKK; encoded by the coding sequence ATGAATAGTTCTAGAGCAAAGCTTCGCGACGAAGTCTATACACAGATGATGTGTGCCCAGGCACGCCTTTCCAAAGACCAAAACACCCAAATGGGTGCCGTTCTTGTGAGCGCCGACGGGCGTGTTATTAGCACGGGTTACAATGGAGCTCCGGCCGGATTCGACGACGAGACCGTTCCGTACACGCGCGAAAAGCAACTCCTCGCTTACGATTTGCTAGACGCCGACTCAGGTGAGCTTTTGAGCCACCACGAATTCGAGGCGAACAAGTATCCGTTCATGGTCCATGCCGAAATCAACGCGCTCCACTATGCCCGCGGTAAGGTTCCTCCGGGTTCCAAGCTCTACGTGATTGGATTTCCGTGCGAACGCTGCTCATTGGACATTAGCCTTTCGGGCGTTGCCGAAGTATTCGTGACCAAGGACGATTACGATCCGAAGTCCACGCTGAACAACAGCCGAGATACAGCTTATTACATGTTCGCACAGGCTGGAATTATCGTAACGCTTTGCGGCAAACGAATCAAGCCCGTTGTATCGAAGCCTGAAAAAAAGTAA
- a CDS encoding Rpn family recombination-promoting nuclease/putative transposase, which yields MSIKSFDELDITDPIMFGLVFSNKHIAQPFIEHLLGIKIDHLETPIPEAVLSYDAEHKGVRYDVFARETNENGEAIRSFDLEMQMVDTKELPQRARYYQSVGDGVALSKGDFYTSLREQYIIFLCPVDIFGGGFPVYHFENRAKEDFNITLNDLTFKNYYIFRKYEEFTDPVVKAYMKYFATNNVDSRETETINNQVSFYKTDTFIRNKYMTYEFDLHESKEEGRKEAEAKAFEEKKAMAKGFRDDGVSLDIISKQTGFTIEEIKAL from the coding sequence ATGAGCATAAAATCTTTTGACGAACTTGACATCACTGACCCAATCATGTTCGGACTCGTGTTTAGTAACAAACATATCGCGCAGCCCTTCATCGAGCATTTACTAGGCATCAAAATTGACCATCTTGAAACACCAATCCCAGAAGCTGTCCTAAGTTACGACGCAGAACACAAGGGAGTCCGTTACGATGTTTTTGCCCGCGAAACAAACGAAAACGGAGAAGCCATCCGTTCTTTTGATTTAGAGATGCAAATGGTCGATACCAAAGAACTCCCGCAAAGGGCTCGGTATTACCAAAGTGTCGGCGACGGTGTAGCCCTCTCCAAAGGAGATTTTTACACAAGTCTCAGAGAACAATATATTATCTTTCTATGCCCCGTAGACATTTTTGGCGGAGGATTCCCTGTTTACCATTTTGAGAACAGGGCAAAGGAGGATTTCAACATTACATTAAATGACCTCACCTTCAAGAATTATTATATATTTAGAAAATACGAGGAATTCACAGATCCTGTCGTCAAGGCATACATGAAGTACTTTGCAACAAACAATGTGGACTCTCGCGAAACCGAAACCATCAACAACCAGGTGTCCTTTTACAAGACCGATACTTTCATAAGGAATAAGTATATGACTTACGAATTTGATCTTCACGAAAGCAAGGAAGAAGGAAGAAAGGAAGCCGAGGCTAAGGCATTCGAAGAGAAAAAAGCGATGGCAAAGGGTTTTCGCGACGATGGTGTTTCTTTGGACATTATCTCTAAGCAGACCGGATTTACTATCGAAGAAATCAAGGCCTTGTAG
- a CDS encoding HigA family addiction module antitoxin has translation MKHIETLTIGKILDEEFFTPMGLSADKVAKAINVPVSMIQDILHDRRRITVDTSLKQAKFFGVSDNYFISLQDDIDIRNLKVELAEELGKIMAIVAA, from the coding sequence ATGAAGCATATTGAAACACTGACAATCGGGAAAATTCTTGACGAAGAATTCTTTACTCCCATGGGTTTGTCTGCGGATAAGGTTGCTAAGGCAATCAATGTTCCGGTTTCAATGATTCAGGATATCCTTCATGACCGTAGGAGAATTACGGTTGATACATCCTTAAAGCAAGCCAAGTTCTTTGGCGTTTCCGACAACTATTTTATTTCTTTGCAAGATGATATCGATATCCGTAATTTGAAAGTTGAATTGGCAGAAGAACTGGGTAAAATCATGGCGATTGTAGCTGCCTAG
- a CDS encoding Lrp/AsnC family transcriptional regulator, with translation MKKLGCKAPREVPQMLSQKLFAIIQDGFPLVERPYKALAEMLNVSEQEVFDEVEKMRASGVIRRIGGVYDSKKLGFISRLCAGKVPASENDFSAEHHAQTPMEKFAAVVMSEPAITHNYIRSHEYNVWFTVIAENESAIQAVVDRMCLQTDLHDVHVLTATKKYKINTVMGKGTNRHSEDRRAEESSKFPGTLDDSDKSRIHIACDDIPHTLTPFKDWGVSCDELREDLAAKRMRRFGAILRHQDAGFPCNAMVCFSRHSEDRRDEESSKIKSLAKKHFVSHCYERPVFENFPYNLYAMMHAQTPEELNSYIKESVALLDNPEYVVLHSLKELKKTSFRFFA, from the coding sequence ATGAAGAAATTGGGCTGTAAAGCCCCTCGCGAAGTGCCGCAAATGCTGAGCCAAAAACTTTTCGCGATTATTCAAGACGGCTTTCCGTTGGTGGAGCGCCCGTATAAGGCGCTTGCGGAAATGTTGAACGTTTCTGAACAAGAAGTTTTTGACGAAGTTGAGAAAATGCGCGCTTCTGGCGTAATTCGCCGTATCGGTGGCGTGTACGATTCCAAGAAACTCGGCTTTATTTCGAGACTTTGTGCAGGGAAGGTTCCGGCGTCGGAAAATGATTTTTCGGCAGAACATCATGCGCAAACGCCGATGGAAAAGTTCGCTGCAGTCGTGATGAGCGAACCCGCGATTACGCACAATTACATCCGTAGTCACGAATACAATGTTTGGTTTACGGTCATTGCTGAAAATGAATCTGCAATCCAGGCTGTTGTGGACCGCATGTGTTTGCAAACGGATTTGCACGATGTCCATGTCCTCACCGCCACGAAAAAGTATAAAATCAATACGGTGATGGGGAAGGGAACAAATCGTCATTCCGAGGACCGAAGGGCCGAAGAATCCAGTAAATTCCCCGGAACGCTCGATGATTCCGACAAGTCGCGCATCCACATCGCTTGTGATGACATCCCGCATACGCTCACTCCGTTTAAGGATTGGGGCGTTTCTTGCGATGAACTTCGCGAGGACCTTGCCGCCAAACGCATGCGTCGCTTTGGAGCAATCCTCCGTCATCAAGATGCGGGTTTCCCATGCAATGCGATGGTGTGCTTCTCTCGTCATTCTGAGGACCGAAGGGACGAAGAATCCAGTAAAATTAAATCTCTTGCGAAAAAGCATTTTGTTTCGCATTGTTACGAGCGTCCGGTTTTTGAAAATTTTCCTTACAATTTGTATGCAATGATGCATGCTCAGACGCCCGAAGAATTGAACAGCTATATCAAAGAATCCGTGGCTTTGCTTGATAATCCGGAATACGTCGTTCTCCATTCGCTCAAGGAACTCAAGAAAACGAGCTTTAGATTTTTTGCGTAG
- a CDS encoding glutamyl-tRNA reductase, with amino-acid sequence MRKIYMAGMSHKVAEIAIREKFYIPMDVKTEALTHSPFDELLILATCNRTEVYVASDREITDGELVRYVCGLARQDYDDFAKFFYFKSGDDVAHHVMNVCAGLDSVAMGEDQILHQIGRAYETAHQLNATGNTLNKLFQSAIHTTKRIKTETNLSKLSCNIPFLAMKQVQKTFDDLENRTVYIVGLGEMGSLMLKYVQENTTKIFASSKTFANAEKFADVLTPVKFEDRYEVLGKCDVVILCSACQEPIVTKDEFVKALALYHPVYREDNSEGERCKNEKDHFYNRAEELGLHAAPSSEGLSAVTTPSKRLIIDLGSPRNAEASIGELPGVEYVCVDDLEKIVSENRRLRMIELDAAQKILKEGLDEFLHWNRMDEVSKQIHLHAEKMLTTANEESEKLLRSMPELSEDDRHRIQMMYERFAKKMANDFLYKVKAENSPEDVQVFLKCLDSKSPRN; translated from the coding sequence ATGCGCAAAATTTACATGGCAGGCATGAGCCACAAGGTGGCTGAAATCGCGATTCGCGAAAAGTTTTATATCCCGATGGATGTAAAGACCGAGGCGTTGACGCATTCTCCGTTTGATGAACTTTTGATTTTGGCAACGTGTAACCGCACGGAAGTCTATGTGGCGAGCGACCGTGAAATCACTGATGGTGAACTCGTTCGTTATGTGTGTGGACTTGCCCGTCAAGACTACGATGATTTTGCGAAGTTCTTTTATTTTAAGTCGGGTGATGATGTTGCGCACCATGTGATGAACGTGTGTGCGGGTCTTGATTCTGTAGCCATGGGCGAGGATCAGATTTTGCACCAGATTGGTCGTGCGTACGAAACGGCTCACCAGCTGAATGCGACGGGCAATACGCTGAACAAGCTTTTCCAGAGCGCAATCCATACGACAAAGCGTATCAAGACTGAGACGAATTTGAGCAAGCTCAGTTGCAATATTCCGTTCTTGGCGATGAAACAAGTGCAGAAGACTTTTGACGATCTTGAAAATCGTACTGTGTACATCGTGGGGCTTGGCGAAATGGGTTCGTTGATGCTCAAATATGTACAAGAGAATACGACCAAGATTTTTGCAAGTAGCAAGACTTTTGCGAATGCCGAAAAATTTGCAGATGTGCTTACTCCTGTGAAATTCGAAGACCGCTACGAAGTTCTTGGCAAGTGCGATGTCGTGATTCTTTGCAGCGCTTGTCAGGAACCGATTGTGACGAAAGATGAATTTGTTAAGGCTCTTGCTTTATATCATCCTGTGTATCGCGAAGACAACTCAGAAGGCGAGCGTTGCAAAAATGAAAAAGATCATTTTTATAACCGAGCCGAAGAGTTGGGGCTGCATGCAGCCCCATCCAGTGAAGGTTTGTCTGCTGTGACCACCCCTTCAAAGCGATTGATTATCGATCTCGGTAGCCCGCGCAATGCTGAAGCTTCTATTGGCGAACTTCCGGGTGTTGAATACGTCTGCGTTGATGACCTTGAAAAAATCGTCTCAGAAAACCGGCGTTTGCGCATGATTGAACTTGATGCGGCTCAGAAAATCTTGAAAGAAGGTCTCGACGAATTCTTGCATTGGAACCGCATGGACGAGGTTTCTAAGCAAATTCATTTGCATGCCGAGAAAATGCTTACGACGGCAAATGAAGAATCTGAAAAGTTATTGCGCTCTATGCCGGAACTTTCGGAAGATGATCGCCACCGCATCCAGATGATGTACGAACGATTTGCGAAGAAAATGGCAAATGACTTTCTGTATAAAGTCAAAGCCGAAAATTCTCCTGAAGATGTGCAGGTTTTCCTGAAGTGTTTGGATTCGAAATCTCCTAGAAATTAG
- the nirJ1 gene encoding putative heme d1 biosynthesis radical SAM protein NirJ1: MISITKLLMDTPNFGDSLRYQPHAHKATNGVGAGRGPVVVWNCTKTCNLKCVHCYARSEAIKYQNELTHEEGIKLIDQLADFHVPVILFSGGEPLLRPDFFELANYAASKGIRPTISTNGTCITPDVAQKLKAMGVGYVGISLDGCEETHDKFRGKQGAYQMALHGIRNCVATGQKVGLRFTITKYNYQDLNAIFDLLEAENIDRVCFYHLVYSGRGSAMVDNDLNHEESRKVMDLIIDRTLDFKKRGVNKEILTVDNHADAVYLYQRMKREDPERAEKILDLIKMNGGNRSGMAFGNIDSIGNVHPDQFTQYITLGNVRERSFGDIWTDLSNPIMAGLKNRKPLLKGRCPKCAYLNLCNGNFRTRAEAVTGDFWAEDPACYLTDEEIGL, translated from the coding sequence ATGATCAGTATCACTAAGCTTTTGATGGACACCCCGAATTTTGGGGATTCTCTTCGTTATCAACCTCATGCGCACAAGGCGACAAATGGTGTGGGCGCAGGACGTGGCCCGGTGGTGGTGTGGAACTGCACCAAGACTTGCAACCTGAAGTGTGTGCATTGCTATGCGCGTTCTGAGGCGATTAAGTACCAGAACGAACTTACGCACGAAGAGGGAATCAAGCTTATTGATCAGCTTGCGGATTTTCATGTGCCGGTGATTTTGTTCAGCGGTGGCGAACCGCTTTTGCGCCCAGACTTTTTTGAACTTGCGAACTACGCGGCAAGCAAGGGCATCCGCCCGACGATTTCGACGAACGGCACCTGCATCACGCCGGATGTGGCTCAGAAGCTCAAGGCGATGGGCGTTGGCTATGTGGGCATCAGCTTGGATGGTTGCGAAGAAACTCACGACAAGTTCCGCGGCAAGCAGGGCGCGTACCAGATGGCTTTGCACGGGATCCGCAATTGTGTGGCGACGGGCCAGAAGGTTGGGCTCCGCTTTACGATTACGAAGTACAACTATCAAGACTTGAACGCCATTTTCGATTTGCTCGAAGCGGAAAACATTGATAGAGTTTGTTTCTATCACCTTGTCTATAGCGGTCGCGGAAGTGCGATGGTCGATAACGACTTGAATCACGAAGAGAGCCGCAAGGTGATGGACTTGATTATTGACCGCACTTTGGACTTTAAGAAGCGCGGCGTGAACAAGGAAATTTTGACCGTCGATAACCATGCCGATGCCGTTTATCTGTACCAGCGCATGAAGCGCGAAGATCCGGAACGCGCCGAAAAGATTTTGGATTTGATTAAGATGAACGGTGGCAACCGCAGTGGCATGGCATTTGGCAATATCGATAGCATTGGCAATGTGCATCCGGACCAGTTTACGCAATATATCACGCTCGGAAATGTTCGCGAACGCAGTTTTGGCGACATTTGGACAGACTTGTCAAATCCGATTATGGCTGGCCTCAAGAACCGCAAACCGCTTTTGAAGGGGCGTTGTCCGAAGTGTGCTTACTTGAATTTGTGCAACGGCAATTTCCGTACGCGTGCCGAAGCCGTTACTGGTGACTTCTGGGCCGAAGACCCCGCTTGCTATTTGACGGATGAAGAAATTGGGCTGTAA
- the cobA gene encoding uroporphyrinogen-III C-methyltransferase, giving the protein MENSNHFGKVYLIGAGPGDPGLLTVRGKTILEKADVVVYDRLVSPGVLSLCNPKAKMVDVGKMPTHHKVKQSEINKLLVKFAVEMPGATVARLKGGDPFVFGRGGEEALELVAAGVEFEVVPGVTSAIAVPAYAGIPVSHRGIATSFHIITGHEKAEAGDSLSLDFENLAKCQGTLIFLMGIANMDFIARRLIECGKDPKTPLAFIEKGTTPNQRTVMATLETAGETIVRENVTAPAITIMGGVVELGKTLAWKKNLPLSGKRLVVTRAAKQSSGITARLTALGAEVIETPMIETRDVFPCCHAGLRSGISNSSENMVAEPVEFEDLKNFDILAFTSTNGVESFFTQLLASGNDIRILAGKKIASVGKITEKKLLEYGIRCDYVPKDHTGEGLGLLLREVVDDESRILLLQGNLADDTLLKLLPKATRWTVYETLPVAELPEWKCEAIASADAIVFASSSAVENFCAVIPAKAGISFDHCPHTSFCIGRMTEASAKKHGFETVTSDETTMDSLVKKIVKYYTMGENA; this is encoded by the coding sequence ATGGAAAATTCGAATCATTTTGGCAAAGTTTATTTGATTGGCGCGGGCCCTGGCGATCCTGGGCTTTTAACCGTGCGCGGAAAGACGATTCTTGAAAAAGCCGATGTTGTGGTTTACGATCGTTTGGTTTCACCGGGTGTGCTCTCGTTATGTAATCCGAAAGCAAAGATGGTGGATGTGGGTAAAATGCCGACGCACCACAAGGTGAAACAGTCCGAAATTAATAAACTCCTGGTAAAATTTGCCGTTGAAATGCCGGGCGCGACCGTAGCTCGTTTGAAGGGCGGCGACCCGTTTGTGTTTGGGCGTGGTGGCGAGGAGGCTTTGGAACTTGTCGCTGCTGGAGTCGAATTTGAAGTTGTGCCTGGCGTGACCTCTGCCATCGCTGTGCCTGCCTATGCGGGCATTCCCGTGAGCCATCGTGGAATTGCAACAAGTTTCCATATCATCACAGGGCATGAAAAAGCCGAGGCTGGTGATTCGCTTTCTTTAGACTTTGAAAATCTCGCGAAGTGCCAGGGGACGCTCATCTTTTTGATGGGCATTGCCAATATGGACTTTATTGCACGTCGTTTAATCGAGTGTGGCAAAGACCCGAAGACTCCGCTTGCGTTTATCGAAAAAGGGACAACCCCGAACCAGCGTACCGTTATGGCAACGCTTGAAACAGCGGGCGAGACCATTGTCCGTGAAAATGTGACTGCACCCGCAATTACGATTATGGGTGGTGTGGTTGAACTTGGCAAGACTCTTGCGTGGAAAAAGAATTTGCCGCTTTCGGGCAAGCGCTTGGTTGTAACGCGTGCCGCAAAACAATCTAGTGGGATTACTGCTCGACTGACAGCTCTCGGTGCCGAAGTTATCGAAACTCCGATGATTGAGACACGGGATGTTTTCCCTTGTTGTCATGCCGGACTCCGTTCCGGCATCTCCAATTCTTCTGAAAATATGGTTGCTGAGCCTGTCGAATTCGAAGACCTCAAAAATTTTGACATTCTCGCTTTCACAAGCACGAATGGTGTTGAATCTTTCTTTACGCAGTTGCTCGCTTCGGGTAATGACATTCGCATTCTAGCTGGCAAGAAAATTGCAAGTGTCGGAAAAATCACCGAAAAGAAGTTGCTTGAATACGGCATCCGTTGCGATTACGTTCCTAAAGACCACACCGGCGAAGGACTAGGTTTGTTGTTGCGCGAAGTGGTTGACGACGAATCTCGTATTCTTCTTTTGCAAGGCAATCTTGCAGACGATACTTTGCTCAAACTCTTACCGAAAGCAACCCGCTGGACGGTTTACGAAACACTGCCGGTTGCTGAACTCCCTGAATGGAAATGTGAAGCTATTGCCTCAGCCGATGCAATCGTCTTCGCCAGTTCTAGCGCTGTCGAGAATTTTTGTGCTGTCATCCCCGCGAAGGCGGGGATCTCCTTTGACCATTGCCCACATACTTCATTCTGTATTGGTCGCATGACTGAAGCTTCCGCGAAAAAGCATGGCTTTGAAACGGTCACCTCTGATGAAACAACGATGGATTCGCTCGTCAAAAAAATCGTGAAGTATTACACGATGGGGGAGAATGCTTAA
- a CDS encoding toxin-antitoxin system YwqK family antitoxin, translated as MPQKNGLIEEKDLNGKVVKSTEWLNGKKNGWETIYDVNGNYVKRIQYLSGKKVIEDEYYKGILSKHTPFANGKKEGIVIEYQNGIKILETTYANGKKDGLILEYYPDTGRLKAEKKYINGKRIFQYEKSYYPSGNFCLDKDDSYEIHYLVDNNIPSYKRYLKGLGVVQEDTFYTNGRICWTKIYKPTYKNIYYDLEGNEIDFEAYLKLCDYVNFPKEEVELMKEDPSMYFDEDDENYELANNIENEDVANNYCMAMQDLCEIAESLDLLGLITVESVKEKLHTAVESYRFARKNFENVFGEIQNNSIVQ; from the coding sequence ATGCCACAGAAAAATGGACTTATAGAGGAAAAAGATTTAAACGGTAAAGTTGTAAAATCAACAGAATGGCTTAATGGCAAGAAAAACGGTTGGGAAACTATATACGACGTCAACGGAAACTACGTAAAAAGAATTCAGTATTTATCCGGCAAAAAGGTTATCGAAGACGAGTATTACAAAGGGATCCTTTCAAAACATACACCTTTTGCCAACGGAAAAAAAGAAGGTATCGTTATTGAATACCAGAATGGCATCAAAATTTTAGAAACTACATATGCTAACGGAAAAAAAGATGGTCTCATTTTAGAATACTACCCTGATACAGGTCGATTGAAAGCTGAAAAAAAATACATAAACGGAAAAAGAATTTTTCAATATGAAAAATCATACTATCCAAGCGGAAATTTTTGTTTAGACAAAGATGATTCTTACGAAATTCACTATCTCGTAGACAATAACATTCCTTCATACAAAAGATATCTAAAAGGATTAGGTGTTGTTCAAGAAGATACTTTTTATACCAATGGCCGTATCTGCTGGACAAAAATTTACAAACCAACATATAAAAACATTTACTATGATCTCGAAGGAAACGAAATTGATTTTGAAGCCTATCTTAAGCTATGCGATTACGTCAATTTTCCAAAAGAAGAAGTGGAGTTAATGAAAGAAGATCCTTCTATGTACTTCGATGAAGATGACGAAAATTATGAACTTGCAAATAATATTGAAAACGAAGATGTAGCCAATAATTACTGTATGGCCATGCAAGATTTATGCGAAATTGCAGAATCGTTAGATTTACTAGGGCTAATCACAGTGGAAAGTGTAAAAGAAAAGCTGCATACAGCAGTAGAATCATATCGTTTTGCAAGAAAAAACTTTGAAAACGTATTTGGAGAAATACAAAACAATTCAATTGTTCAATAA